One segment of Paenibacillus sp. FSL R7-0337 DNA contains the following:
- a CDS encoding XkdW family protein gives MNLAIAIKQLQPNANPLHDFIVQDNGPEPVLRPGAEAKGRVRYEIKPPEIGEQPVEDIHYRYGIDYNLLTEGEDYDLVERGPYIAVWKLDVPQPTEAELQAAWVAYQEAEANKPPVLTEVEQLQQENMVLRAQNQVLSERADFIEDIIAEMATRVYS, from the coding sequence ATGAATTTAGCAATTGCAATCAAGCAACTACAACCAAATGCCAATCCCCTACACGATTTCATCGTCCAAGACAACGGCCCGGAACCCGTCCTGCGGCCGGGAGCCGAAGCCAAAGGCCGGGTACGCTACGAGATCAAGCCGCCAGAAATTGGCGAACAACCCGTAGAAGATATCCACTACCGCTACGGCATTGACTACAATCTGCTGACCGAAGGCGAGGATTATGATCTGGTGGAACGCGGGCCGTATATTGCGGTCTGGAAGCTGGATGTGCCCCAGCCGACCGAGGCTGAGTTGCAGGCAGCCTGGGTAGCGTACCAGGAAGCTGAGGCGAACAAGCCGCCGGTGCTGACGGAGGTGGAGCAGCTGCAGCAAGAGAATATGGTGCTGAGAGCGCAGAATCAGGTACTGTCCGAGCGCGCGGATTTTATCGAGGACATTATCGCTGAAATGGCAACCCGAGTCTATTCTTGA
- a CDS encoding YmfQ family protein, whose product MAYGDSIYGLMTYSADGVTGEGPEITAPDLMKYLPDYYQGVPEMEAVQASAGAACGEVAYAMADSDDQKTLESATWGLARWERMLGLVSDPNKSYATRREMIKAKLRGSGTTTPEMIRRTASAFSGGDVEVVEVPGAYSFEVRFVGTLGIPANMAGLIQIMEEIKPAHLDYSFVYSYTWWDSLKSLTWNGAHSKTWNELRVYE is encoded by the coding sequence GTGGCTTATGGAGACAGTATCTATGGACTTATGACCTATTCGGCAGATGGTGTGACAGGGGAAGGGCCGGAGATTACCGCTCCTGATCTGATGAAGTACCTGCCCGATTATTATCAGGGCGTCCCTGAGATGGAGGCTGTACAGGCCAGTGCCGGTGCAGCCTGCGGTGAAGTGGCTTACGCCATGGCCGACAGTGACGATCAGAAGACGCTGGAGTCGGCTACCTGGGGGCTGGCCCGCTGGGAGCGGATGCTGGGACTGGTCTCAGATCCGAACAAGTCCTACGCCACCCGGCGGGAGATGATCAAGGCCAAGCTGCGGGGCAGCGGCACGACGACACCGGAGATGATCCGGCGGACGGCGTCTGCTTTTTCCGGGGGAGATGTAGAGGTCGTGGAGGTGCCCGGAGCGTATAGCTTCGAGGTGCGCTTCGTCGGCACGCTGGGTATCCCGGCCAATATGGCGGGTCTGATTCAGATTATGGAGGAGATTAAGCCGGCCCATCTGGATTATAGCTTCGTATACAGCTACACCTGGTGGGATTCCTTGAAGTCCCTCACCTGGAACGGTGCGCACAGCAAGACCTGGAACGAACTAAGAGTATATGAATAG
- a CDS encoding DUF2793 domain-containing protein: MAQTIQVKRGTRAELSTYGMLKAGEMGFCTDTKEVYIGDGSSNSMVGRALSGPEASRPAAASAGRLYVVSSGSNNGYLYFDDGTAWRRVNAQKLTDVSGTVDDIADGSTYAKVLKADLTAGHPNKVSDGTNTKSAAEIATHLNDAAKHRVINDSGSTITDLWSAQKIKNEIELAKHNIEPQASVKDQNLTAPPVSPVEADRYIIPSGATGVWAGKTSQIAEYAAGSWAYYVPAVGWTAYVDDEQKIYSWNGSAWVRTGGALQTITAGNGLTGGGQADSVTLTVGAGNGIIVGSTSVSAKPGKGILVNSTGIEVNIDGSSIVYDSANGNQLTVGTIDGGTF, translated from the coding sequence ATGGCACAGACTATTCAGGTCAAACGCGGTACCCGGGCCGAGCTGTCCACTTACGGGATGCTGAAGGCGGGCGAAATGGGCTTCTGTACAGATACGAAGGAGGTTTATATCGGGGACGGTTCGTCCAACTCCATGGTGGGCCGGGCCTTGTCCGGTCCCGAAGCTTCGCGTCCTGCGGCAGCCTCGGCGGGGCGTCTGTATGTGGTGAGCAGCGGGAGTAACAACGGGTATTTGTATTTCGATGACGGGACCGCCTGGCGGCGGGTTAACGCGCAGAAATTAACAGATGTGAGCGGAACGGTGGACGATATTGCTGACGGCTCCACGTATGCCAAGGTGCTTAAGGCAGACCTTACAGCAGGGCATCCCAATAAAGTGTCGGACGGCACGAATACGAAGAGCGCCGCAGAAATCGCAACGCATCTTAACGATGCCGCGAAGCACAGGGTGATCAACGACAGCGGCTCCACGATTACAGATCTGTGGTCCGCGCAAAAAATCAAAAACGAAATCGAGCTGGCCAAGCATAATATCGAGCCGCAGGCTTCGGTGAAGGATCAGAATCTGACGGCTCCACCAGTAAGTCCCGTGGAAGCCGACCGGTATATCATTCCTTCCGGCGCAACCGGCGTCTGGGCGGGTAAAACTAGTCAGATTGCAGAATATGCCGCAGGTAGCTGGGCTTATTATGTTCCGGCTGTCGGCTGGACGGCCTATGTGGACGATGAGCAAAAAATCTACAGCTGGAACGGGAGCGCCTGGGTGCGGACGGGCGGCGCGCTGCAGACGATTACGGCGGGGAATGGGCTTACCGGCGGCGGGCAAGCGGACAGTGTCACACTGACCGTCGGGGCAGGCAATGGGATCATTGTCGGCTCAACCAGTGTTTCAGCCAAGCCGGGTAAGGGGATTCTGGTAAACTCCACTGGCATTGAAGTCAACATCGACGGCTCAAGCATCGTTTACGATTCTGCCAATGGCAACCAGCTCACGGTAGGCACTATCGACGGCGGAACATTCTAG
- a CDS encoding phosphoglucomutase — translation MGYPEQIDVYQDKLNKKANGGSHVVEERLRLTGGAFSGLLAHDNINNQTLAVYTGSRFSGTEVRNYSVSFPDEAPWRRLINIYADVPEVYVTYETPGDTVEADDVNQLQGGLTATQRELERYKQAGLIDGGSFRREV, via the coding sequence ATGGGATATCCGGAGCAGATCGATGTCTATCAGGATAAGCTGAACAAAAAGGCAAACGGCGGCAGTCATGTTGTAGAGGAGAGGCTTCGGCTTACAGGTGGTGCATTCAGCGGACTGCTGGCCCACGACAATATTAACAATCAGACGCTGGCCGTGTACACAGGCTCACGCTTCAGCGGGACTGAGGTGCGGAATTACTCGGTCTCTTTCCCGGACGAGGCCCCTTGGCGGCGTCTCATCAACATCTATGCGGATGTGCCCGAAGTCTATGTGACTTATGAGACCCCGGGGGATACCGTGGAAGCGGATGATGTGAACCAGTTACAGGGCGGACTTACGGCTACGCAGCGTGAGCTGGAGCGTTATAAACAGGCCGGTCTGATTGACGGCGGATCTTTTAGAAGAGAGGTGTAA
- a CDS encoding baseplate J/gp47 family protein yields MYEDQTYEALLERMLDRVPEGLDKREGSIIYDALAPAAAEMAQMYLELEVSNNLFFPDTADGEYLERTIAWTGLKRHPAGKAQLGARFYTSGEQPLDIPLGSRFSLGLLHYSAAEKLSPGTYRLESETAGTEGNQYSGALLPIDYIPGLARGEITGLLVPGTDAETDEALRQRYFDSARRPATSGNKYHYMEWAQQIQGVGGARVFPLWAGPKTVKVVIVNAEHQPASPLLVSQVQQFIDPAPGLGEGQAPVGAVVTVESATGRTISVTAKVTLAAGYALQPVIQAFTALLEKYRKEKAFAATYISQSVIGALLLNTEGVVDYSLLKLNGGTANIPLLETEVPLFGNVVLEV; encoded by the coding sequence GTGTATGAGGATCAGACATACGAGGCTCTGCTGGAACGTATGCTGGATCGGGTTCCAGAGGGGCTGGATAAGCGAGAGGGAAGTATTATCTATGATGCGCTTGCGCCGGCAGCGGCTGAAATGGCCCAGATGTATCTTGAGCTTGAGGTCAGTAATAATCTGTTCTTCCCGGATACGGCGGACGGCGAATATCTGGAACGAACCATTGCCTGGACAGGGCTGAAGCGTCATCCCGCAGGCAAAGCGCAGCTTGGCGCGAGGTTCTATACCAGCGGCGAACAGCCTCTGGACATTCCGCTGGGCAGCCGCTTCTCCCTGGGACTGCTTCATTATAGTGCGGCAGAGAAGCTGTCTCCGGGGACGTACCGCCTGGAGAGCGAGACCGCCGGGACGGAGGGGAATCAGTATTCAGGCGCGCTGCTGCCGATTGATTATATCCCGGGACTGGCCCGGGGAGAGATTACGGGCCTGCTGGTTCCCGGCACGGATGCGGAGACGGATGAAGCGCTGCGTCAGCGGTACTTCGATTCGGCCCGGCGGCCTGCAACGAGCGGCAATAAATATCATTATATGGAGTGGGCACAGCAGATTCAGGGCGTAGGGGGAGCGCGGGTCTTCCCGCTGTGGGCCGGACCGAAGACAGTCAAGGTGGTCATTGTGAATGCGGAGCATCAGCCCGCCTCCCCGCTGCTGGTCTCTCAGGTGCAGCAGTTCATCGATCCTGCGCCGGGTCTTGGCGAGGGCCAGGCTCCGGTGGGGGCGGTGGTGACGGTGGAATCGGCCACGGGCCGCACAATCAGCGTGACCGCGAAGGTCACGTTGGCGGCAGGCTATGCGCTGCAGCCGGTTATTCAAGCTTTTACCGCGCTCCTGGAGAAGTATCGTAAGGAGAAGGCTTTTGCCGCTACCTATATCAGTCAATCGGTCATTGGCGCATTGCTGCTGAATACGGAGGGCGTAGTGGACTATAGCTTACTTAAGCTGAACGGCGGAACGGCAAATATCCCTCTGCTGGAGACAGAAGTGCCGCTGTTCGGCAATGTCGTACTGGAGGTGTAG
- a CDS encoding DUF2634 domain-containing protein, which produces MIPAIGRSGPVTGALEGNVTAPGNAPSLTYRMDWEHGRIGGRVDGLKAVKQAAIKVLQTSRYEHLIYSADYGTEWKLVLGQDRLLARPELRRLISDALLQDERILALEDVEILFEGDTVSFSCIAVTVYGDLELRKEGMASV; this is translated from the coding sequence ATGATTCCGGCAATAGGCAGATCCGGTCCGGTGACGGGAGCGCTGGAAGGGAATGTGACCGCTCCGGGGAATGCCCCGAGTCTGACGTACCGGATGGACTGGGAGCACGGGCGGATCGGCGGGCGGGTAGACGGGCTTAAAGCGGTGAAGCAGGCAGCAATCAAGGTACTGCAAACCAGCCGTTATGAGCACCTGATCTATAGCGCGGACTACGGAACGGAGTGGAAGCTGGTGCTGGGTCAGGACAGGCTGCTGGCCCGGCCGGAGCTGCGCCGGCTGATCAGCGATGCGCTGCTTCAAGATGAGCGGATTCTGGCGCTTGAGGATGTGGAGATTCTTTTTGAAGGAGATACGGTTAGCTTCAGCTGCATCGCTGTCACAGTATACGGTGATTTGGAGCTTAGAAAGGAGGGGATGGCCAGTGTATGA
- a CDS encoding DUF2577 domain-containing protein has protein sequence MLDIIKQASLGAVSNTNPVAFSYGTVVLAQPLQIQVEQRLLLTGAALVVVESVMESKAVIEGREILLRRGLEAGDRVLLVRMQGGQSYIVLDRLVDL, from the coding sequence ATGCTCGATATTATCAAACAGGCAAGCCTCGGGGCCGTATCCAATACGAATCCGGTGGCTTTTTCTTATGGGACGGTGGTTCTGGCACAGCCGCTGCAGATTCAGGTAGAGCAGCGGCTACTGCTGACAGGAGCCGCACTGGTTGTGGTTGAATCCGTGATGGAGAGCAAGGCTGTGATCGAGGGCCGGGAGATCCTGCTTCGCCGTGGACTTGAAGCGGGAGACCGCGTGCTGCTCGTGCGGATGCAAGGCGGACAGAGCTATATTGTCCTCGATCGGCTGGTGGACCTATGA
- a CDS encoding LysM domain-containing protein: protein MEEYGFYLSFNNYEEVIRLPVNPETLEIKENSDGKSYTIVDFGEINAIAYPKLTEITIESMFPAQYYPFVVYSGENAGKLLKPYEYVELIRKWMLSRRPVRFVFSGLKSANVQNMQTPDWLRQARTQAQQTFTGDIGINMAVSIENFSWKLSAGSSGDIDYTLGLKKYVFYQALAVKVGSTGEVKKQQKRASEKAVPATYTLKAGDTLWSVAQKLLGDGSKSKTLQKLNNISDSELKKLKIGRVIKLS, encoded by the coding sequence ATGGAGGAGTATGGATTCTATCTTAGCTTCAATAATTATGAAGAGGTGATCCGGCTTCCGGTGAACCCTGAGACGCTGGAGATCAAGGAGAACAGCGATGGCAAAAGCTATACGATCGTGGATTTTGGTGAAATCAACGCGATTGCTTATCCGAAGCTGACGGAGATTACGATTGAGAGTATGTTCCCGGCACAGTATTATCCGTTCGTGGTGTATTCCGGCGAGAATGCCGGCAAGCTGCTGAAGCCCTATGAGTATGTAGAGCTGATCCGTAAATGGATGCTCAGCCGCAGGCCGGTCCGGTTTGTTTTTTCAGGGCTGAAGTCGGCGAACGTGCAGAATATGCAAACCCCAGATTGGCTGAGGCAGGCCAGGACGCAGGCGCAGCAGACCTTTACCGGGGATATTGGCATTAATATGGCGGTCAGTATTGAGAACTTCTCCTGGAAGCTGAGTGCGGGGTCCTCGGGGGATATCGATTATACACTTGGACTCAAGAAGTATGTGTTCTATCAGGCGTTAGCTGTGAAGGTTGGCAGCACCGGTGAAGTGAAGAAGCAGCAGAAACGGGCAAGCGAGAAGGCAGTGCCTGCTACCTATACGCTCAAAGCCGGGGATACGCTCTGGTCGGTGGCCCAAAAGCTGCTCGGTGACGGCAGTAAATCCAAAACGCTGCAAAAGCTGAACAATATCTCGGACAGCGAACTGAAGAAGCTCAAAATTGGCCGAGTGATCAAGCTGTCTTAG